In the genome of Haemophilus pittmaniae, one region contains:
- a CDS encoding phage late control D family protein, giving the protein MFDFDTNHRTPQFSVEIVTQDKKKKDITTVVADRLISLSLTDNRGLEADMLEIELSDHDGKLALPSRNVTINLALGWKGEQLVGKGSYIVDEIQFSGAPDRLAIRARSADLKSSLFEQKERSFHQIHLGDLVQQIAKSHGLNCFVAAGLHNALIEHIDQTNESDINLLTRLAEQYDAMATVKNGVLLFMNLGAGQSVSGKPLPAYQITKKQGDNYNFSIAESENYKSVRAYWHDPDSGKRGEITVDTNTSIVKKQRMTKGRTLKNGTVKGRRLSKRKYNVVVQQEPITSDSTQIKTLRHTYATEKTAIIAAKSAFDKLKRGVATFNLTLAFGDPMLMPETIVELAGFKAEIDATTWLITKVTHNLSDSGFTSQIECEMKVEDEEVEVKKVKK; this is encoded by the coding sequence ATGTTTGATTTTGATACCAATCACCGCACACCTCAATTTTCAGTAGAAATTGTAACGCAGGATAAAAAAAAGAAAGACATCACAACCGTTGTTGCTGATCGGCTGATTAGCCTGTCACTTACCGACAATCGAGGACTGGAAGCTGACATGCTAGAAATTGAACTCTCCGACCATGACGGCAAACTAGCTTTGCCATCGCGCAACGTCACGATTAATCTTGCACTAGGTTGGAAAGGAGAACAATTAGTCGGAAAAGGAAGTTACATCGTAGACGAAATCCAGTTTAGCGGCGCACCGGATAGATTAGCAATTCGAGCAAGAAGCGCAGATCTAAAAAGCAGTCTATTCGAGCAAAAAGAACGCTCATTCCACCAAATTCACCTAGGCGACCTAGTACAGCAAATCGCCAAGTCACACGGTTTAAATTGCTTTGTTGCTGCAGGATTACACAATGCGCTGATAGAACATATAGACCAAACCAACGAAAGCGACATCAACCTATTAACTCGCCTTGCCGAGCAATATGACGCTATGGCGACCGTGAAAAATGGCGTCTTGCTATTTATGAATTTAGGTGCAGGGCAAAGTGTAAGTGGTAAGCCTTTACCGGCTTATCAAATTACAAAAAAACAAGGAGACAATTACAACTTTTCGATTGCCGAAAGCGAAAACTATAAATCCGTCCGAGCCTATTGGCACGACCCTGATAGCGGCAAACGCGGCGAAATAACGGTAGATACCAACACATCTATTGTGAAAAAACAACGTATGACAAAAGGTCGAACGTTGAAAAATGGTACAGTAAAAGGCAGACGGCTAAGCAAACGAAAATACAATGTAGTTGTGCAACAAGAACCCATCACAAGCGACAGCACACAAATAAAGACATTACGCCACACCTACGCGACCGAAAAAACGGCAATTATTGCCGCTAAATCCGCTTTTGATAAGTTAAAACGAGGCGTTGCCACATTTAATCTAACGCTTGCTTTTGGTGACCCCATGTTGATGCCGGAAACTATCGTTGAGCTTGCAGGGTTCAAGGCAGAAATTGACGCCACAACTTGGCTTATTACCAAAGTGACACACAATCTTTCAGATAGCGGCTTTACCAGTCAAATTGAATGTGAAATGAAAGTGGAAGATGAAGAAGTGGAAGTGAAAAAGGTGAAAAAATAA
- a CDS encoding DUF2326 domain-containing protein: MRLMKLYSNKENIFKTLMFNNGVNAVVGTVMSKQKYLDDGKKHSHNLGKSTLAQIIDFCLICEHKKHVLLSVDKLNDFEFYLEIYLNDSKTEEIPQYLTICRTVRNPSKISFKKHTSPNQDFQGLMPDEWSAYQLSFREARSYLEGLLGFKFLRGYSYRKFFAYLLRTQSDFTDVFKLSRNSRSKDKDWKPFLSRLLGFDDELLSRLYNKEDEIKALDEEIKLRKRINRVDHKGFSEIEAQIAFIKTQISNAEIALSKLDFGSEDKESIRKLVDNIDDNIVSLNAQLYQLEGRKQRLESSLEPTKILFDTTEAISLFKEAGVLFSDQLKKDFDQLIRFNQAINQERNEYLSNDLRKTDSRIESIQSRLIELNQERSEKLSFLNEKEIFEKYKQTSAFLDKNRAELILLEQQKSVIEDLFNANATLAEEKQKRSDLVQSIEQDLTCKVRNDSNSQFIKIRDYFVSIIMAVVGEQAIIKVEQNTKGYIDFDAYFENQGVKNHKDKGTSFKKLLCIAFDMAIARYYAEQGYHSFIYHDGILESLDNNPKRNLLNIIREYSQFGIQHFITLLSDEVVTLSDNGVKPDEIILELNDAEDNTGRLFQMNTW, translated from the coding sequence ATGCGATTAATGAAGCTTTACTCAAATAAAGAGAATATTTTTAAAACCTTAATGTTCAATAACGGTGTCAATGCAGTTGTTGGAACAGTTATGAGTAAACAGAAATATTTAGATGATGGAAAAAAGCATTCCCATAATCTAGGTAAATCTACATTAGCCCAAATTATTGATTTTTGTTTGATTTGTGAGCATAAAAAACATGTTTTATTATCCGTAGATAAGCTTAATGACTTTGAGTTTTACCTTGAAATATACTTAAATGATTCAAAAACGGAAGAAATCCCCCAGTATTTAACAATTTGTAGAACTGTGCGTAATCCTTCAAAAATAAGTTTTAAGAAGCATACTTCCCCCAATCAAGATTTTCAGGGATTAATGCCGGATGAGTGGTCAGCTTATCAACTAAGTTTTAGGGAGGCTCGTAGCTATTTAGAAGGTCTGTTAGGATTTAAATTTCTAAGAGGATATTCTTACCGTAAATTTTTTGCTTACTTGCTTCGTACGCAGTCTGATTTTACAGATGTATTCAAATTAAGCCGTAATAGCCGTTCAAAAGATAAGGATTGGAAACCTTTTCTATCTCGTTTGTTGGGATTTGATGATGAGCTATTGAGCCGTTTGTATAATAAAGAAGATGAAATCAAGGCGTTAGATGAAGAAATTAAATTAAGAAAAAGAATTAATCGGGTAGATCATAAAGGATTTTCTGAAATCGAGGCACAAATTGCATTTATTAAAACACAAATTTCTAATGCTGAAATTGCATTGTCAAAACTTGACTTCGGAAGCGAAGATAAAGAAAGTATCCGAAAATTGGTCGATAATATTGATGATAATATTGTTTCATTAAATGCTCAGTTGTACCAACTAGAAGGGCGAAAGCAACGCCTTGAAAGCTCCTTAGAGCCAACAAAGATTCTTTTTGATACAACAGAGGCTATCTCTCTTTTTAAGGAAGCAGGCGTGCTTTTTTCTGATCAGTTGAAAAAAGATTTTGACCAACTAATTAGGTTTAATCAGGCTATTAATCAAGAGAGAAATGAATACTTATCTAATGATTTGAGAAAAACAGATTCTAGAATAGAAAGTATTCAATCCCGCTTGATAGAACTAAATCAAGAAAGAAGTGAAAAATTATCATTTCTTAATGAAAAGGAAATTTTTGAAAAATATAAACAAACATCTGCGTTCTTAGATAAAAATAGAGCTGAGCTCATTCTTTTAGAACAGCAAAAAAGCGTTATTGAAGATCTCTTTAATGCAAATGCTACTTTAGCTGAAGAAAAGCAGAAACGCAGTGATTTGGTTCAATCTATTGAACAAGACTTAACCTGTAAAGTGCGAAATGATTCAAATAGTCAGTTTATTAAAATTCGGGATTATTTTGTTTCAATTATTATGGCAGTCGTTGGAGAGCAGGCAATTATTAAGGTCGAGCAAAATACAAAAGGATATATTGATTTTGATGCTTATTTCGAGAATCAGGGCGTAAAAAATCATAAAGATAAAGGAACATCATTTAAAAAGTTACTATGTATTGCATTTGATATGGCAATCGCTCGTTATTATGCTGAGCAAGGTTATCATTCTTTTATTTATCATGATGGAATCTTAGAATCGCTTGATAATAATCCTAAAAGGAATTTATTAAATATTATTCGTGAATATTCACAATTTGGTATTCAGCACTTTATTACATTATTGTCAGATGAGGTTGTTACATTATCAGATAATGGTGTTAAACCTGATGAAATTATTCTTGAATTAAATGATGCAGAGGATAATACAGGAAGATTATTCCAAATGAATACTTGGTAA
- a CDS encoding ABC-three component system middle component 8, whose translation MIKIQPDKYTDPDKSVMYAATLMLKSLKAGRYVSFDKLLSVVKKATDCDYVLFMPAINLLYLLGLVEYHQTNDSFEYIGK comes from the coding sequence ATGATAAAAATTCAACCTGATAAATATACGGATCCTGACAAATCAGTTATGTATGCTGCAACTTTAATGTTGAAATCATTAAAGGCGGGTAGATATGTCTCTTTTGATAAATTACTTTCCGTTGTAAAAAAAGCAACGGATTGCGACTATGTTTTATTTATGCCGGCAATAAATTTGCTTTATTTATTGGGTTTAGTTGAGTATCACCAAACAAATGATTCCTTTGAATATATAGGAAAATAA
- a CDS encoding ABC-three component system protein, whose amino-acid sequence MNFVSLIKNDADFEVFTISCCAKILGRGVAGFSKGPDGGRDGSFSGTANDFPSVTTPWKTEGSKIVVIQAKHTQNFDATTGRKEFKSIVEGELPKLKKMVEEGKIGFYLLMTNRKETGKSHPELINLIHQQTGLPYENIAILGREYLDRLIDSYPEIIKESGLEHLIEVYAELLTASHIACVIRKCKSLVESTKNSQPQDNDSLLERCDLATKNEKNNASPNFAEIMMAYFDPYIRQIDDVLRNPENSALKEDYKDLVLDTKAKLEALYSDNYINRRLEDLISHFVESEKSHGKDFEKRVRVLVYYMYWNCDIGRKE is encoded by the coding sequence ATGAACTTTGTTTCACTTATTAAAAATGATGCTGATTTTGAGGTTTTTACGATTTCCTGTTGTGCTAAGATTCTTGGGCGTGGCGTAGCTGGATTTTCTAAAGGTCCAGATGGTGGGCGTGATGGTTCATTCTCTGGAACAGCAAATGATTTTCCAAGCGTTACCACACCTTGGAAAACCGAAGGAAGTAAGATTGTTGTTATTCAGGCAAAACATACTCAAAATTTTGATGCCACAACAGGACGGAAAGAGTTTAAAAGTATTGTTGAGGGAGAGCTTCCTAAACTAAAAAAAATGGTAGAAGAAGGGAAAATCGGTTTCTATTTATTAATGACAAATAGAAAAGAAACGGGGAAATCTCATCCAGAGCTAATTAATCTTATTCACCAACAAACAGGTTTACCTTATGAAAATATTGCAATATTAGGTAGAGAATATCTTGACCGTTTAATTGATAGTTATCCCGAAATCATTAAGGAATCGGGGCTTGAGCATTTAATTGAAGTTTATGCTGAGTTATTGACAGCCAGTCATATTGCATGTGTAATAAGGAAATGTAAGTCATTAGTTGAATCAACAAAAAATAGTCAACCGCAAGACAATGACAGCTTGTTAGAACGTTGTGATTTAGCCACAAAGAATGAAAAAAATAATGCGTCACCTAATTTTGCTGAAATAATGATGGCTTATTTTGACCCTTACATTCGACAGATTGATGATGTATTACGCAATCCAGAGAATAGTGCGTTAAAAGAAGACTATAAAGATCTTGTTTTAGATACTAAAGCCAAACTTGAAGCCCTTTATAGTGATAATTATATAAATAGAAGATTGGAAGATTTAATTTCTCATTTTGTTGAAAGTGAAAAGAGCCATGGCAAAGATTTTGAGAAAAGAGTTCGAGTATTGGTTTATTATATGTATTGGAATTGTGATATAGGTCGCAAAGAGTAG
- a CDS encoding helix-turn-helix domain-containing protein: protein MKEWYSAKELEGLDGLPAQATNITRKAKNENWKMREAKGIKGGAFEYHISSFPDVTKNALGFTDDTVRVVNLHEPLAKDTIRVEILDIEASAGNGTFLTRTEQGLLAQEFDLDFFRRQFGRTDAKNLKIIAVKGDSMAPTLESGDLLYVDVSENYFSADGLYVFTFDDHTFIKRLQKRGREMWAMSDNKEKYEPWQIHTDDPIYIHGRVVFSLPMKMKKW from the coding sequence ATGAAAGAATGGTACTCGGCAAAAGAGTTAGAAGGGCTAGATGGATTGCCTGCTCAAGCAACAAATATCACTCGCAAGGCAAAAAATGAAAATTGGAAAATGCGCGAAGCCAAAGGTATAAAAGGCGGTGCGTTTGAATATCATATAAGTTCATTTCCTGATGTAACGAAAAATGCATTGGGCTTTACTGACGACACGGTGCGCGTCGTTAATCTGCATGAACCTTTGGCAAAAGACACTATCCGAGTAGAAATTTTGGATATTGAAGCCAGTGCAGGAAATGGCACGTTTTTAACTCGGACAGAACAAGGCTTATTAGCACAAGAGTTTGACTTGGATTTCTTCCGCCGCCAATTTGGGCGCACCGATGCTAAAAATTTAAAAATTATTGCGGTGAAAGGCGATAGCATGGCGCCGACATTGGAAAGCGGCGATTTACTTTATGTCGATGTATCAGAAAATTATTTCAGTGCCGATGGGCTTTATGTGTTCACCTTTGATGATCACACATTCATTAAACGCTTGCAAAAACGTGGCCGAGAAATGTGGGCGATGTCCGACAACAAAGAAAAATACGAACCTTGGCAAATTCACACCGACGACCCGATTTATATTCATGGGCGCGTGGTGTTTAGCTTGCCGATGAAGATGAAGAAGTGGTAG
- a CDS encoding ANR family transcriptional regulator, with the protein MRQKFLAFDRACETAAEAERTRLFFKAAQYWRTGYHLAPCKSDADWCFARADYCFKAAIDTGAIKVKKTRMIDFQVFMGERDE; encoded by the coding sequence ATGAGACAGAAATTTTTAGCCTTTGACCGCGCTTGCGAAACTGCCGCAGAAGCAGAACGCACCCGTTTATTTTTTAAAGCTGCTCAGTATTGGCGAACAGGCTATCACTTAGCACCTTGTAAATCTGATGCGGATTGGTGCTTTGCAAGAGCCGATTACTGTTTTAAAGCCGCAATAGATACCGGCGCAATCAAGGTGAAAAAAACAAGAATGATCGATTTTCAAGTATTTATGGGAGAAAGAGATGAGTGA
- a CDS encoding replication endonuclease — translation MMNWEQQRDENIAKRALAMEEARVARMESTSKTGRTLDLPQATAAQIELFAVAPNHFDYVEKLLSDLPRKRQREHFRNVWLRAYRSVKDDGSISFSFGNKQARIANTTLRDVLTNRLEAVFEQYRISVSWLLERKRYSANLAMQKPVDNQGLHFYLLGERQLKEIAYKLALHFNGLQSDFVEDCANQKAVGLLSAVDFSRLSSELHRLCADVCKNIGFPLKSQHRLEEGKRLSVQQQESELLRVVCEKYWFRTLRSTQKRLIEHLAIGCGEVSAKVSPYISTGALSDYRNQQKANLEYLKQMIIENIDDPSEQVELMAMWQKSSGNPAIRFNEMMNRLRGVDEWATEKGYVSLFLTMTAPSSFHATHNNGTNNKKWKGADPRTTHVYLSKNWAQLRALFAKRGIGFFGMRGVEPHHDATPHWHLLVYVKAEDKEEVIRLFKSKALELDGDEFGAKKHRCRVDEIDPAKGSAVSYIAKYIAKNIYAGNQKDETSDEVEGLKLDENVQRVRAWANLWGIRQFQFYGNPPISVWRELRKLEKWQLDDVDDKTIADAQAVCDVACFASYLDLQGGAMAKREDQPLCAEYEESEPNQYGETRKKIVGVKNRFSFASVRTKLKNWVIKKGTVADVATDANAETTETDKERSDAWTCVSNCNRSEIEQKVKNALLPVSFMISGSQIELLVKYGRLRLNDYRWIHCENDNVFIKEEKIPLFSVKKFSQKVTGFWERLGKM, via the coding sequence ATGATGAACTGGGAGCAACAACGAGATGAAAACATTGCTAAACGTGCATTAGCGATGGAAGAAGCTCGTGTGGCAAGAATGGAAAGTACGTCAAAAACTGGCCGCACTTTAGACTTGCCACAAGCAACCGCTGCACAAATTGAGCTGTTTGCGGTTGCTCCTAATCATTTTGATTATGTTGAAAAACTGCTTTCCGATTTGCCACGCAAACGCCAACGGGAACACTTCCGCAATGTGTGGTTGCGTGCTTATCGCAGTGTGAAAGATGATGGGTCAATTAGTTTTAGCTTTGGCAATAAACAAGCCCGCATTGCTAACACAACATTGCGTGATGTGTTGACCAATCGTTTGGAAGCCGTTTTTGAGCAATATCGCATTTCTGTTTCGTGGTTGCTTGAACGCAAACGCTATTCCGCCAACTTGGCAATGCAAAAGCCTGTGGATAATCAAGGTTTGCATTTTTATCTATTAGGCGAACGCCAATTAAAAGAGATCGCCTACAAACTCGCCTTGCACTTCAACGGATTACAAAGCGATTTCGTGGAAGATTGTGCCAATCAAAAAGCCGTTGGGCTATTAAGTGCGGTCGATTTTTCACGTTTAAGCAGTGAACTGCACCGCCTTTGCGCTGATGTTTGCAAGAACATTGGCTTTCCACTTAAAAGCCAACATCGCCTTGAAGAAGGTAAGCGCCTTTCTGTGCAACAACAAGAAAGCGAATTGTTGCGTGTGGTGTGCGAAAAATATTGGTTCCGCACATTACGCAGCACGCAAAAACGCCTTATCGAGCATTTGGCGATTGGCTGTGGTGAAGTATCGGCAAAAGTCAGCCCGTACATTTCAACCGGTGCATTGAGCGATTACCGCAATCAACAAAAAGCCAATCTTGAATATTTAAAACAGATGATTATTGAAAACATTGACGATCCATCCGAACAGGTAGAATTGATGGCAATGTGGCAAAAATCTTCCGGTAATCCTGCTATCCGTTTTAACGAGATGATGAACCGCTTGCGTGGCGTAGACGAATGGGCAACGGAAAAAGGCTATGTGTCATTGTTCTTAACCATGACCGCCCCTTCATCGTTCCATGCGACACACAACAACGGCACAAATAACAAGAAATGGAAAGGTGCAGACCCACGCACAACGCACGTTTATTTAAGCAAGAATTGGGCGCAGTTGCGTGCATTGTTTGCTAAACGTGGCATCGGCTTTTTTGGTATGCGTGGCGTTGAACCACACCATGATGCCACACCGCACTGGCACTTGCTTGTGTATGTGAAAGCGGAAGATAAAGAAGAAGTGATCCGTTTATTTAAATCAAAAGCTTTAGAGTTAGACGGCGATGAATTCGGGGCGAAAAAACACCGGTGCCGTGTTGATGAAATCGACCCTGCAAAAGGTTCTGCCGTTTCTTATATTGCGAAATACATTGCCAAAAATATTTATGCGGGCAATCAGAAAGACGAAACATCGGACGAAGTGGAAGGATTGAAATTAGACGAAAACGTGCAACGTGTGCGTGCGTGGGCGAACCTTTGGGGCATTCGTCAATTCCAGTTTTACGGCAATCCGCCAATTTCTGTGTGGCGTGAATTACGCAAATTAGAGAAATGGCAGTTGGATGATGTGGATGATAAGACCATTGCAGACGCGCAAGCGGTTTGTGATGTGGCTTGTTTTGCCAGTTATTTAGATTTACAAGGGGGCGCAATGGCTAAACGTGAAGATCAGCCGTTGTGCGCGGAATATGAAGAAAGCGAGCCGAACCAATACGGCGAAACAAGAAAGAAAATTGTGGGGGTGAAAAATCGTTTCAGTTTTGCAAGCGTAAGAACAAAATTAAAAAATTGGGTTATCAAAAAAGGCACTGTGGCAGATGTTGCAACTGATGCCAATGCGGAGACCACCGAAACAGACAAGGAGCGTAGCGACGCTTGGACTTGTGTCAGTAACTGTAACCGTTCAGAAATTGAACAAAAGGTAAAAAATGCACTTTTACCGGTCAGCTTTATGATAAGTGGTTCACAAATTGAGCTATTAGTTAAATATGGACGGTTACGGCTTAATGACTATCGCTGGATTCATTGCGAAAACGACAACGTTTTCATTAAAGAAGAAAAAATACCGCTCTTTTCTGTAAAAAAATTTAGTCAGAAAGTGACTGGATTTTGGGAAAGATTGGGGAAAATGTAG
- a CDS encoding MazG-like family protein yields MTDLTQLIKNIENWAEARNLIEGSTPKKQFIKLMEEFGELCSGVSKNKIDVVKDSIGDCFVVMVILAAQRKKDEMRSSAEITDQCRYFNVDIESRLIEALSSLNRLSYELSSPENISALFGLFFIEIVEVARYFDLDIHDCVQAAWDEIKDRKGRMIDGVFVKEGDL; encoded by the coding sequence ATGACAGATTTAACACAACTTATTAAAAACATCGAAAATTGGGCAGAAGCTCGCAATTTGATTGAAGGTTCTACACCGAAAAAACAATTCATAAAATTGATGGAAGAATTCGGGGAGCTATGTAGTGGCGTATCAAAAAATAAAATCGACGTGGTGAAAGATAGCATTGGGGATTGCTTTGTGGTGATGGTGATTTTGGCCGCACAACGCAAGAAAGATGAAATGCGTTCATCTGCTGAAATTACTGATCAATGCAGATATTTTAACGTTGATATTGAAAGCCGCTTAATTGAAGCATTGTCAAGCTTGAATCGTTTAAGTTATGAGTTAAGTAGTCCAGAAAATATTAGTGCTTTATTTGGTTTGTTCTTTATTGAGATAGTCGAAGTTGCACGTTATTTTGATTTAGATATACACGATTGTGTGCAAGCGGCATGGGATGAAATCAAAGACCGCAAGGGGCGTATGATTGATGGCGTATTTGTGAAAGAGGGTGATTTGTGA
- a CDS encoding helix-turn-helix domain-containing protein, which translates to MITEEENTTKSERTLTIKEVADLLNLSYSTVFAHRFKWGFFQMEGSKAWRVFREDLDRCRKRKNNVIRLVGLTDIKNGGKNKCQSTREETHIGSILQHRVANELDEALGLK; encoded by the coding sequence GTGATTACAGAAGAAGAAAACACAACAAAATCCGAGCGCACTTTAACGATAAAGGAGGTCGCCGACCTCCTGAATTTAAGTTATAGCACCGTTTTTGCACACCGTTTTAAATGGGGCTTTTTCCAGATGGAAGGTTCGAAAGCTTGGCGCGTTTTTAGGGAAGATCTTGACCGTTGCAGAAAAAGAAAAAATAATGTCATCCGATTGGTTGGATTGACTGATATTAAAAATGGAGGAAAGAATAAATGTCAATCTACAAGAGAGGAAACACATATTGGCTCGATATTACAACACCGAGTGGCGAACGAATTAGACGAAGCACTGGGACTGAAGTAA
- a CDS encoding tyrosine-type recombinase/integrase — protein sequence MSIYKRGNTYWLDITTPSGERIRRSTGTEVKKKAQELHDKIKAELWDMAHLNKKPPKLFEEALLLFVEDAKLKKDFDTNRRHAIYWRSVFGGWKLSDITGEDIMTNLPTYSTTHKKPLSPSTKNRYRTSILRVLSLAYKNGWIDRIPYVKKFVEPKVRVRWITKEQATTLISNLNLAWMKNVCSFALFTGARMTEILSMTWDKVDFDHSIAIVSNDVAKSGKARALPLNNTALDLLQKLYKTRRNEFVFHRGTDKQIGRIDWHDFHQALEKSNVQNFRFHDLRHTWASWHVQAGTPLYTLKEMGGWETLEMVKKYAHLNADHMIEFANNVTFTPHEDDDFSQENFFNVVNY from the coding sequence ATGTCAATCTACAAGAGAGGAAACACATATTGGCTCGATATTACAACACCGAGTGGCGAACGAATTAGACGAAGCACTGGGACTGAAGTAAAGAAAAAGGCCCAAGAATTACACGATAAGATCAAAGCAGAACTATGGGATATGGCGCATCTTAACAAGAAACCGCCAAAACTATTTGAAGAAGCCTTGTTGTTATTTGTGGAAGATGCCAAGTTGAAAAAGGATTTTGATACTAACCGCAGACACGCCATTTATTGGCGTTCTGTTTTTGGTGGTTGGAAATTGAGTGATATCACAGGCGAAGATATTATGACTAATTTGCCGACATACTCAACCACTCATAAAAAACCATTATCACCTTCGACAAAAAACCGCTATCGTACGTCCATTTTGCGGGTGCTTTCACTGGCTTATAAAAATGGTTGGATTGATAGAATCCCTTATGTGAAAAAATTCGTTGAGCCGAAAGTGCGCGTGCGTTGGATTACCAAGGAGCAAGCCACAACGCTGATTTCAAACTTGAATTTGGCGTGGATGAAAAATGTTTGTTCTTTTGCGCTGTTCACCGGTGCGCGAATGACTGAAATTTTGTCCATGACGTGGGATAAAGTGGATTTTGACCACAGCATTGCGATTGTTTCAAATGACGTGGCAAAATCAGGCAAGGCACGTGCATTACCGTTGAATAACACGGCTTTGGATTTGCTGCAAAAGCTATATAAAACCCGTCGCAATGAGTTTGTTTTTCACCGTGGCACCGACAAGCAAATAGGGCGCATTGATTGGCATGATTTTCATCAAGCATTGGAGAAAAGCAATGTTCAAAATTTCCGCTTTCACGATTTGCGCCATACTTGGGCAAGCTGGCACGTTCAAGCCGGAACGCCACTTTACACGCTAAAAGAAATGGGAGGTTGGGAAACGTTAGAAATGGTGAAAAAATATGCACACTTAAACGCTGACCACATGATTGAGTTTGCGAATAATGTCACATTTACGCCACACGAAGATGACGATTTCTCACAAGAAAATTTTTTCAATGTAGTAAATTATTGA
- a CDS encoding extracellular solute-binding protein translates to MQKNIRKLISIGLTAAALAVSTIASASTDLSNKSWSEIEELAKKEGKLTVSVWYLQPQFRNFVKEFESQYGIKVKVPEGTLDGNINKLIAEKNLETGKMDVVVLNADRLGNVAKSDILVKLNNLPNFDKLNHHLQGVELGDLAVGYWGNQTGLAYDPLRIKEEELPQSWADMENYINKNPKKFGYSDPNGGSSGNAFIQRALVYINGDYDYRTDKTDEAQIANWKKTWDWFSSKKDALIRTASNADSLTRLNDGELVIVSAWQDHLFSLQKQGAITDRLKFYVPKFGMPGGGNVVTVAKNAPNPAASLVFVHWITSPEVQQKLSQEFGVRPLDSESGLKDTIFFSTPWRKAEMEAFTKEVISR, encoded by the coding sequence ATGCAAAAAAATATCCGTAAACTTATATCTATTGGTCTTACTGCTGCAGCTTTGGCTGTAAGCACAATAGCTTCAGCCTCTACAGATTTAAGCAATAAATCTTGGAGTGAAATAGAAGAATTGGCAAAAAAAGAAGGAAAATTAACAGTTAGTGTTTGGTATTTACAACCGCAATTCCGTAATTTTGTTAAGGAATTTGAAAGCCAATATGGAATAAAGGTCAAAGTGCCGGAAGGCACCTTGGATGGTAATATCAATAAACTGATTGCTGAAAAAAATCTAGAAACCGGCAAAATGGACGTGGTTGTATTAAATGCGGATCGTTTAGGTAATGTAGCGAAAAGTGATATTCTTGTGAAACTCAATAACTTACCGAATTTCGATAAATTAAATCATCACTTACAAGGAGTAGAGTTGGGTGATCTAGCAGTAGGTTATTGGGGTAATCAAACAGGTTTGGCATATGATCCATTACGAATTAAGGAAGAGGAATTACCACAGTCTTGGGCTGATATGGAAAATTATATTAATAAAAATCCGAAAAAATTTGGTTATTCAGATCCAAATGGTGGTAGCTCTGGTAATGCCTTCATTCAACGAGCTTTAGTTTACATTAATGGGGATTATGACTACCGTACTGATAAAACCGATGAAGCACAGATTGCTAATTGGAAGAAAACCTGGGATTGGTTTAGTAGTAAAAAAGATGCTCTAATCCGCACTGCTTCGAATGCTGATAGTCTAACTCGTTTAAACGATGGTGAATTAGTTATTGTTTCCGCATGGCAAGATCACTTATTTAGTTTGCAAAAACAGGGAGCAATAACTGATCGTTTAAAATTCTATGTACCAAAATTTGGAATGCCAGGTGGCGGTAATGTTGTAACAGTAGCAAAAAATGCTCCAAATCCTGCAGCATCACTTGTTTTTGTTCATTGGATTACATCGCCTGAAGTGCAACAAAAATTGAGCCAAGAATTTGGTGTCCGACCACTAGATAGTGAATCAGGTCTGAAAGATACAATATTCTTCTCAACACCGTGGCGTAAGGCTGAAATGGAGGCCTTCACTAAAGAGGTCATTTCTAGATAA